One genomic window of Actinoalloteichus hoggarensis includes the following:
- the fgd gene encoding glucose-6-phosphate dehydrogenase (coenzyme-F420) produces the protein MLKIGYKASAEQFEPRTLLKFGVLAEEAGFDSVMISDHFQPWKHTDGHAPYAFAWLGALGERTTRVQIGTSVLTPTFRHHPSMVAQATATLGVLFPGRVILGVGTGESLNEVPATGMEWPAYKERFERLGESVGLIRELWQRDHVSHEGTYYRTENATVYDRPDEQIPIFIAAGGPRMARFAGRSGDGMICTSGKGVELYRDALLPGLVEGAAKAGRDPEKLERMIEVKVSFDLDRARAMEDTRNWAALALPPESKVGVEDPREMERLAAELTAEQAASRWIVSDDAEEHVERIKTYLDLGFDHLVFHAPGEDQPRFLQLYAEQVLPRLRELSPARLG, from the coding sequence ATGCTCAAGATCGGCTACAAGGCATCGGCGGAGCAGTTCGAACCGCGCACGCTGCTGAAGTTCGGGGTGCTCGCCGAGGAGGCGGGCTTCGACTCGGTGATGATCAGCGATCACTTCCAGCCGTGGAAGCACACCGACGGGCACGCGCCCTATGCGTTCGCCTGGCTCGGCGCCCTCGGTGAACGCACCACCAGAGTGCAGATCGGCACGAGCGTGCTGACCCCGACCTTCCGGCATCACCCCTCCATGGTGGCGCAGGCGACCGCGACGCTGGGCGTGCTCTTCCCCGGTCGGGTGATCCTGGGCGTGGGCACCGGCGAGTCTCTGAACGAGGTGCCCGCCACCGGGATGGAGTGGCCCGCGTACAAGGAGCGCTTCGAGCGGCTGGGGGAGTCGGTCGGGCTGATCCGGGAGTTGTGGCAGCGCGATCACGTCAGCCACGAGGGCACCTACTACCGCACGGAGAACGCGACGGTCTACGACCGCCCCGACGAGCAGATCCCGATCTTCATCGCCGCCGGCGGCCCCAGGATGGCCCGCTTCGCCGGGCGGTCCGGCGACGGAATGATCTGCACCAGCGGCAAGGGCGTCGAGCTGTACCGGGACGCGCTCCTGCCCGGCCTGGTGGAGGGCGCCGCCAAGGCCGGACGCGATCCGGAGAAGCTGGAACGGATGATCGAGGTGAAGGTGTCCTTCGACCTCGACCGCGCCAGGGCGATGGAGGACACCCGCAACTGGGCGGCGCTGGCGCTGCCGCCGGAGTCGAAGGTGGGGGTCGAGGACCCGCGCGAGATGGAGCGACTGGCGGCCGAGCTGACGGCCGAGCAGGCCGCGAGCCGGTGGATCGTCTCCGACGATGCGGAGGAGCACGTCGAGCGGATCAAGACCTACCTGGACCTCGGCTTCGACCACCTGGTGTTCCATGCCCCCGGCGAGGACCAGCCCCGATTCCTCCAGCTTTACGCGGAGCAGGTCCTGCCCCGACTGCGCGAGCTGAGCCCGGCGCGTCTGGGCTGA
- a CDS encoding helix-turn-helix domain-containing protein — protein MSGPSLRRRQLGAALRELRMARGITVLEAARQTSLSTPTVSRIENGVRRVRPVDVRVLLAAYGVDPAEAGRYLELAEEADRPGWWERAQPSVSQVGAYQLEMESTATELRSWHPELLPPLAQTDGYLRAVRAAALPGLSAEELDEAVRLGRLRREALSDNGVRLVSVVGEGALRRLVGGAREMRDQLDWLLVAGQQPEISIRVLPFHSGAHPSMESAFTLLGFDDVPGRSAVWLENDRVAQVVEHAEDVEHYAATFDLLSWSALSEADSARLIDTIAAGLR, from the coding sequence ATGTCCGGTCCCAGTCTGAGAAGACGGCAGCTCGGCGCCGCGCTGCGGGAGCTGCGCATGGCGCGAGGCATCACGGTGCTGGAGGCGGCTCGACAGACCAGTCTCTCGACGCCCACGGTCAGCCGCATCGAGAACGGGGTGCGGCGGGTGCGCCCCGTGGACGTGCGGGTGCTGTTGGCGGCCTACGGCGTCGATCCGGCCGAAGCAGGGCGCTACCTCGAGCTGGCGGAGGAGGCCGACCGGCCCGGCTGGTGGGAGCGGGCGCAGCCCTCGGTCAGCCAGGTCGGGGCCTACCAGCTCGAGATGGAGAGCACCGCGACGGAGCTGCGGAGTTGGCATCCTGAGCTGCTGCCGCCGCTCGCCCAGACCGACGGATATCTGCGGGCGGTCCGGGCGGCGGCGCTGCCGGGGCTCTCCGCGGAGGAGCTCGACGAGGCGGTCCGGCTGGGCAGGCTGCGGCGAGAGGCGCTCTCGGACAACGGCGTCCGCCTCGTCTCGGTCGTCGGCGAGGGTGCCCTGCGACGGCTGGTCGGCGGTGCTCGAGAGATGCGCGATCAGCTCGACTGGCTGCTGGTGGCCGGACAGCAGCCGGAGATCTCGATCCGCGTGCTGCCCTTCCACAGCGGGGCTCATCCGTCGATGGAATCGGCCTTCACACTGCTGGGCTTCGACGACGTCCCCGGTCGGTCCGCGGTCTGGCTGGAGAACGATCGCGTCGCGCAGGTGGTGGAGCACGCCGAGGACGTCGAACACTACGCGGCGACGTTCGATCTGCTGTCCTGGAGTGCACTCTCGGAGGCCGATTCCGCGCGACTGATCGACACCATCGCCGCCGGGCTGCGCTGA
- a CDS encoding biotin-dependent carboxyltransferase family protein yields MSVDPHGSVTVRAPGSLATVQDLGRPGYAALGVTRSGAADPPALRLANRLVGNPESCAAIEATFGGLRVEFDTPVLLALAGAEVPATVSGRAIGMHAPVWAEAGDRLSLGRPGRGLRTYLAVRGGIAAPPTLGSRSTDLLSGLGPAPLTEGVRLPLGPRPDGWPVVDQAPVAPLPEIPVLRLWPGPRDDWFDPAALRLLCTSDYEVTEQSNRVGLRLAGPPLPRLVARELPSEGMVRGAIQVPPSGLPVLFHVDHPVTGGYPVIAVVDEDDLPSAAQVRPGGVIRFRLATDRD; encoded by the coding sequence ATGTCCGTCGACCCGCACGGTTCGGTGACGGTGCGCGCACCGGGCTCGCTGGCCACGGTGCAGGACCTGGGCAGGCCCGGCTACGCCGCGCTGGGGGTGACGCGATCGGGGGCGGCGGACCCGCCCGCGCTGCGACTCGCCAATCGGCTCGTGGGCAACCCCGAGTCGTGCGCCGCGATCGAGGCCACCTTCGGCGGTCTGCGAGTCGAGTTCGACACGCCCGTTCTGCTCGCGCTCGCCGGTGCCGAGGTGCCCGCCACCGTGAGCGGCCGGGCGATCGGCATGCACGCGCCGGTCTGGGCCGAGGCGGGCGACCGCCTGAGCCTGGGTCGTCCCGGCCGCGGCCTGCGCACCTATCTCGCGGTGCGCGGCGGCATCGCCGCGCCGCCGACGCTCGGCTCCCGATCCACCGACCTGCTCTCCGGTCTGGGCCCCGCGCCCCTGACCGAGGGCGTCCGACTGCCGTTGGGTCCTCGGCCCGACGGCTGGCCGGTGGTGGACCAGGCACCGGTCGCCCCGCTGCCCGAGATCCCCGTGCTGCGCCTGTGGCCCGGGCCTCGCGACGACTGGTTCGATCCCGCGGCGCTCCGGCTGCTGTGCACGAGCGACTACGAGGTCACGGAGCAGAGCAACCGGGTGGGGCTGCGACTGGCGGGTCCCCCGCTGCCCAGACTGGTGGCGCGGGAGCTGCCCTCCGAAGGCATGGTGCGGGGTGCGATCCAGGTTCCGCCGAGCGGCCTGCCCGTGCTGTTCCACGTCGACCACCCGGTCACGGGCGGCTACCCGGTGATCGCCGTGGTGGACGAGGACGATCTGCCGTCGGCCGCGCAGGTCCGGCCGGGTGGAGTGATCCGTTTCCGGCTCGCGACCGACCGCGACTGA
- a CDS encoding 5-oxoprolinase subunit B family protein: protein MPEPVANGDPSEPEAAAVASAESAAAPAALDADGPARARSGTARPASSGPTIRRMGRGALLVELDDLTQVQALHHALTVDRPAAVEEIVPAARTVLIRFDADRLPAARLVDELRSRDLAPVPDREGTLVEIPVSYSGPDLGEVAELTGLSEQDVVRRHSGREYRVAFCGFAPGFGYLVGGDPRLRVPRRETPRVRVPGGAVALADEFSAVYPRESPGGWRLLGRTELTLWRPDRPDPALLTPGDRVRFREVR, encoded by the coding sequence GTGCCCGAGCCCGTCGCGAACGGCGACCCGAGCGAGCCCGAGGCCGCCGCGGTCGCCTCGGCGGAATCGGCGGCCGCACCGGCCGCGCTCGACGCGGACGGACCGGCGAGGGCCCGCTCCGGGACGGCCCGGCCCGCGTCGTCGGGACCGACCATCCGCCGGATGGGACGCGGCGCGCTGCTCGTCGAGCTCGACGACCTGACCCAGGTGCAGGCGCTGCACCATGCGCTGACGGTGGATCGACCCGCGGCGGTCGAGGAGATCGTGCCCGCGGCGCGCACCGTGCTGATCCGCTTCGACGCCGATCGGCTCCCGGCCGCCCGACTCGTGGACGAGCTGAGATCGCGGGATCTCGCCCCCGTTCCGGACCGGGAGGGCACGCTCGTGGAGATCCCGGTCTCCTACTCGGGTCCGGATCTCGGCGAGGTGGCCGAGTTGACGGGACTGTCCGAGCAGGACGTCGTGCGCCGCCACAGCGGGCGCGAGTACCGGGTGGCGTTCTGCGGATTCGCTCCAGGCTTCGGCTATCTGGTCGGTGGCGATCCGCGTCTGCGCGTGCCGCGCCGCGAGACGCCGAGGGTGCGGGTCCCCGGCGGCGCGGTGGCGCTCGCCGACGAGTTCAGCGCCGTCTATCCCCGCGAGTCTCCCGGTGGCTGGCGGCTGCTGGGTCGCACCGAGCTGACGTTGTGGCGGCCCGACCGGCCGGACCCGGCCCTGTTGACGCCGGGAGACCGCGTCCGCTTCCGTGAGGTGCGCTGA
- a CDS encoding LamB/YcsF family protein, translating into MNTGSVADETTGGTDTVAAGTPAGAPATGAPARAAASTVDLNCDLGEGFGIWTLGDDDALLDIVTSANIACGFHAGDPSILRGVTERAVAAGVVIGAQVSYRDLAGFGRRFIDVEPAALADDVVYQLGALDGFARIAGDRVRYVKPHGALYNAIVTHAEQAAAVVAAVRDYDPTLAVLGLPGSRWLAQAEEAGLPTVHEAFADRAYTAQGTLVSRREPNAVLHDASEIADRCVRMARDGLVRATTGEDVEVRPHSLCVHGDTPGAVEIARLVRDRLTAAGIVPAAFR; encoded by the coding sequence ATGAACACGGGCAGCGTTGCCGACGAGACGACGGGCGGGACCGACACGGTCGCCGCCGGGACGCCCGCCGGCGCCCCCGCGACCGGCGCTCCCGCCCGAGCGGCGGCGTCCACGGTGGACCTGAACTGCGATCTCGGCGAGGGATTCGGGATCTGGACACTCGGCGACGACGACGCGCTGCTGGACATCGTCACCAGCGCGAACATCGCCTGCGGCTTCCACGCGGGCGACCCGAGCATCCTGCGTGGAGTGACCGAGCGGGCGGTCGCCGCAGGCGTGGTGATCGGGGCACAGGTCTCCTATCGCGACCTGGCGGGCTTCGGCCGCCGCTTCATCGACGTCGAACCGGCCGCGTTGGCCGACGACGTCGTCTACCAGCTCGGCGCGCTCGACGGCTTCGCCAGGATCGCGGGCGACCGCGTCCGCTACGTCAAGCCGCACGGCGCCTTGTACAACGCGATCGTCACCCACGCCGAGCAGGCCGCCGCCGTCGTCGCGGCGGTGCGGGACTACGACCCGACGCTGGCGGTGCTCGGGCTGCCCGGCTCGCGATGGCTCGCCCAGGCCGAGGAGGCCGGGCTGCCCACCGTGCACGAGGCGTTCGCCGATCGGGCCTACACCGCGCAGGGCACGCTGGTGTCGCGCCGCGAGCCGAACGCGGTGCTGCACGACGCCTCGGAGATCGCCGACCGGTGTGTCCGGATGGCGCGCGACGGACTGGTGCGGGCCACGACCGGCGAAGACGTCGAGGTCCGGCCGCACTCGTTGTGCGTCCACGGCGACACCCCGGGTGCGGTGGAGATCGCCCGGCTGGTCCGCGATCGACTCACGGCGGCGGGCATCGTGCCCGCGGCCTTCCGGTGA
- a CDS encoding xylulokinase, producing the protein MVRTEALLGIDLGTSGVKAVLLAASGELLGEGAADCPPRSARPGWAEADPKDWWIAVVHAVGRAAARCGGRSAIAVSGVGVTGQMHGLVLVDRRGEPLRPALLWPDRRALPETEEWGELPTALRGTLGNPIMPGMTGPLLSWVAEHEPGNCAAADRLLLPKDWLRLRLTGAVGTEPSDASATLLWDVGADTWSERVVESMGLPTRLLPPVGASAAVAGALRPEPAAELGLPADIPVVFGAADTAAALLATGLGPGEAQLTIGSGAQLVTLTDDPSTAPQPLVHLYRTARPRGWYRMAAVQNAGLALDWVRSLVGADWSEVYAAADDEPGADGVTFVPYLTGERTPRMDSTLASAFTGLRLGHDRRTILRAAVEGVAFAVRDAASALPEPLPDSIRLAGGAVRDDRFRALVADVLDVELSPVELRSASAVGAAMLAAAEAGVPVPSARPALGTPVRPSGRDHDAAFERYRELVEPPEEDEFGHGHHH; encoded by the coding sequence GTGGTGAGGACCGAGGCGCTGTTGGGGATCGACCTGGGGACGAGCGGGGTCAAGGCCGTGCTCCTGGCGGCGTCGGGTGAGCTCCTCGGCGAGGGCGCCGCGGACTGTCCCCCGCGTAGCGCGCGGCCGGGCTGGGCGGAGGCGGACCCGAAGGACTGGTGGATCGCCGTCGTGCACGCCGTCGGCCGGGCGGCGGCCCGGTGCGGCGGTCGGTCCGCGATCGCGGTCTCCGGGGTGGGCGTGACCGGCCAGATGCACGGGCTCGTCCTGGTCGATCGGCGGGGAGAGCCGCTGCGCCCCGCGCTGCTCTGGCCGGATCGGCGCGCCCTGCCAGAGACCGAGGAGTGGGGCGAGCTGCCGACGGCGCTGCGCGGCACGCTGGGCAACCCGATCATGCCGGGCATGACCGGTCCGCTGCTGAGCTGGGTGGCCGAGCACGAACCCGGGAACTGTGCGGCGGCCGACCGGCTGCTGCTGCCCAAGGACTGGCTGCGGCTGCGACTCACCGGCGCGGTCGGCACCGAGCCGAGCGACGCCTCGGCGACCCTGTTGTGGGACGTCGGGGCGGACACCTGGTCGGAGCGCGTCGTCGAGTCCATGGGCCTGCCGACCCGGCTGCTGCCCCCGGTGGGCGCCTCGGCCGCGGTCGCCGGAGCCCTGCGACCAGAGCCCGCCGCCGAGCTGGGACTGCCCGCCGACATCCCGGTGGTGTTCGGCGCGGCCGACACCGCGGCCGCGCTGCTGGCCACCGGCCTGGGCCCGGGCGAGGCCCAGCTCACCATCGGCAGCGGCGCTCAACTCGTGACGCTCACCGATGATCCGAGCACCGCACCGCAGCCGCTCGTCCACCTGTACCGGACGGCGCGGCCGCGGGGCTGGTATCGGATGGCGGCGGTGCAGAACGCCGGCTTGGCGTTGGACTGGGTTCGATCCCTCGTGGGCGCCGACTGGTCCGAGGTGTACGCGGCGGCCGACGACGAACCCGGCGCCGACGGCGTGACCTTCGTGCCGTACCTCACCGGCGAGCGCACCCCCAGGATGGATTCGACGCTCGCCTCCGCGTTCACCGGGCTGCGGCTGGGACACGATCGACGCACGATCCTGCGGGCCGCCGTCGAGGGTGTCGCCTTCGCCGTGCGGGACGCGGCGAGCGCGCTGCCTGAGCCGCTGCCGGACTCGATCCGGCTCGCCGGTGGTGCCGTCCGGGACGACCGGTTCCGTGCGCTGGTGGCCGATGTGCTGGACGTGGAGCTGTCTCCCGTGGAGCTGCGCAGCGCCTCGGCGGTGGGCGCGGCGATGCTCGCCGCCGCCGAGGCGGGGGTGCCCGTCCCGTCCGCCCGTCCGGCCCTCGGGACTCCGGTGCGTCCGAGCGGTCGGGATCACGACGCGGCCTTCGAGCGGTATCGAGAACTCGTGGAGCCGCCCGAGGAGGACGAGTTCGGGCACGGGCATCACCACTGA
- the ftsZ gene encoding cell division protein FtsZ: MTPPHNYLAVIKVVGIGGGGVNAVNRMIEVGLKGVEFIAVNTDAQALLMSDADVKLDIGRELTRGLGAGANPEVGHRAAEDHREEIEEVLKGADMVFVTAGEGGGTGTGGAPVVASIARKLGALTIGVVTRPFSFEGKRRGKQAEDGIQELRNECDTLIVIPNDRLLQLGDIGVSLMDAFRSADEVLLSGVQGITDLITTPGLINLDFADVKSVMSGAGSALMGIGSARGEGRAVQAAQKAINSPLLEASMDGAHGVLLSIAGGSDLGLFEINESASLVQESAHPEANIIFGTVIDDSLGDEVRVTVIAAGFDSGGPTHKKLEPAPVSSRAPVAAATSGPPGSGEPPPTAQPEHAPERTASPMRHQHPVNPDPVTPSVSRQSDPMGPRPTMPPPMHGGRFGGLDSAGPPPGRDLGGYETSRSSLPGTARPGGLPGRSLPVSDEGEDDEVDIPPFMRR, translated from the coding sequence ATGACGCCCCCGCACAACTATCTCGCGGTGATAAAGGTCGTCGGCATCGGTGGCGGCGGAGTCAACGCAGTCAACCGCATGATCGAGGTCGGGCTCAAGGGTGTTGAGTTCATCGCGGTCAACACCGATGCACAGGCACTGCTGATGTCCGATGCGGACGTCAAGCTCGACATCGGCCGCGAGCTCACGCGCGGCCTCGGTGCGGGAGCCAATCCCGAGGTCGGTCACCGGGCCGCCGAGGATCACCGCGAGGAGATCGAGGAGGTCCTCAAGGGCGCCGACATGGTGTTCGTCACCGCGGGCGAGGGTGGTGGCACCGGAACCGGCGGCGCGCCGGTCGTCGCCTCGATCGCCCGCAAGCTCGGCGCGCTGACCATCGGCGTCGTCACCCGGCCGTTCTCCTTCGAGGGCAAGCGGCGGGGGAAGCAGGCCGAGGACGGCATCCAGGAGTTGCGCAACGAGTGCGACACCCTGATCGTCATCCCGAACGACCGACTCCTCCAGCTCGGGGACATCGGGGTCAGCCTCATGGACGCCTTCCGTTCGGCGGACGAGGTCCTGCTGTCCGGTGTCCAGGGCATCACCGACCTGATCACCACGCCGGGTCTGATCAACCTCGACTTCGCCGACGTGAAGAGCGTCATGTCCGGGGCGGGCAGTGCCTTGATGGGCATCGGCTCGGCCCGAGGCGAGGGCAGAGCCGTGCAGGCCGCGCAGAAGGCGATCAACTCGCCGCTGCTGGAGGCCTCGATGGACGGAGCGCACGGCGTGCTGCTCTCCATCGCGGGCGGCTCGGACCTGGGGCTGTTCGAGATCAACGAGTCCGCCTCGCTCGTCCAGGAGTCCGCGCATCCGGAGGCGAACATCATCTTCGGAACGGTGATCGACGACTCCCTCGGCGATGAGGTCAGGGTGACGGTGATCGCCGCGGGCTTCGACAGCGGCGGGCCGACGCACAAGAAGCTGGAGCCCGCGCCCGTCAGCTCACGGGCGCCGGTGGCCGCCGCCACCTCGGGGCCGCCGGGTTCGGGTGAGCCGCCGCCGACGGCGCAGCCGGAGCACGCTCCGGAACGGACGGCCTCGCCGATGCGTCATCAGCATCCGGTGAATCCCGATCCCGTGACGCCCTCGGTGTCGCGGCAGTCCGATCCCATGGGGCCTCGGCCGACGATGCCGCCGCCGATGCACGGCGGGCGTTTCGGTGGTCTGGACTCCGCCGGGCCGCCGCCCGGTCGTGATCTGGGCGGTTACGAAACATCCCGCTCGTCGCTCCCGGGAACGGCGCGGCCGGGCGGTCTGCCCGGTCGGTCACTGCCGGTGTCCGACGAGGGCGAGGACGACGAGGTCGACATCCCGCCGTTCATGCGGCGCTGA
- the pgeF gene encoding peptidoglycan editing factor PgeF: MRVRRVITTRDGGVSSAPYDSFNLGDHVGDDPTSVEANRRRLAAELPGTPDGLVWMEQVHGRGTAIVDGPTAEPVEATDALVTTRPGLALVALVADCVPVLLADPEAGVVSAVHAGRVGSRVGVVPAALRAMIEMGASVERVEALLGPSICGKCYEVPAAMRADVDAHLPGSASRTRQGRPGLDLRAGLRRQLTEAGIARLGMDPRCTVESPELFSHRRESTTGRFGAAIWLDADS, from the coding sequence GTGCGAGTCCGGCGAGTGATCACCACGCGGGACGGCGGTGTGTCCTCGGCTCCGTACGACTCGTTCAACCTCGGTGACCACGTCGGAGACGACCCGACCTCGGTCGAGGCGAATCGGCGGCGGCTCGCCGCCGAGCTCCCGGGGACACCCGACGGCCTGGTCTGGATGGAGCAGGTACACGGCCGCGGCACCGCGATCGTGGACGGGCCGACGGCCGAGCCGGTGGAGGCGACCGACGCGCTGGTCACCACGAGACCGGGTCTGGCCCTGGTGGCGTTGGTGGCCGACTGCGTGCCGGTGCTGCTCGCGGACCCGGAGGCGGGCGTGGTCTCCGCGGTGCACGCGGGTCGGGTCGGCAGCCGAGTCGGCGTCGTCCCCGCCGCGTTGCGCGCGATGATCGAGATGGGCGCCAGTGTCGAACGGGTGGAGGCGCTGCTCGGCCCGTCGATCTGTGGGAAGTGCTACGAGGTGCCCGCCGCGATGCGGGCCGACGTCGACGCCCATCTGCCCGGCTCGGCCTCACGGACCCGGCAGGGCAGGCCGGGGCTGGATCTGCGGGCCGGACTGCGCAGGCAGCTCACCGAGGCGGGGATCGCCAGGCTCGGGATGGACCCGCGATGCACCGTGGAGTCTCCAGAGCTGTTCAGTCACCGCAGGGAATCGACCACTGGGCGATTCGGCGCGGCGATCTGGCTGGACGCGGACTCGTGA
- a CDS encoding YggS family pyridoxal phosphate-dependent enzyme: protein MTEEDVSGADERREFLAGRLAAVRDRIAAACSAAGRPLDAVRLLAVTKTFPASDVALLGDLGLTEFGENRDQDAAPKAAEVAELRPGLRPRWHMVGQVQRNKARSVARWADVVESVDSPRLVEALTRAVAAARESGRRESRLDVLVQVSLDGAPGRGGCPPKEVAQIAEMVDHSGELRLIGVMAVAPLGGDSERSFETLNTVSDLLRRDHPDAVEISAGMSNDLERAIAAGSTSVRVGTALLGTRPIA, encoded by the coding sequence GTGACTGAAGAGGACGTCTCCGGTGCGGACGAGCGCCGCGAGTTCCTCGCGGGGCGGCTCGCGGCGGTCCGCGACCGCATCGCGGCGGCCTGTTCCGCCGCCGGTCGACCGCTCGACGCGGTCCGACTGCTCGCGGTGACGAAGACGTTCCCGGCCTCCGACGTCGCGCTGCTCGGTGATCTCGGACTCACCGAGTTCGGCGAGAACCGGGATCAGGACGCGGCGCCCAAGGCGGCCGAGGTCGCCGAGCTGCGGCCCGGCCTGCGGCCTCGTTGGCACATGGTGGGGCAGGTGCAGCGGAACAAGGCGCGGTCGGTGGCCAGGTGGGCGGACGTCGTCGAGTCGGTCGACAGTCCGCGGCTCGTCGAGGCGTTGACCAGGGCGGTGGCGGCGGCGCGGGAGTCGGGCCGACGTGAGTCTCGTCTCGACGTGTTGGTGCAGGTCAGCCTCGACGGAGCGCCGGGGCGGGGCGGCTGTCCGCCGAAAGAGGTGGCGCAGATCGCAGAAATGGTCGACCATTCGGGTGAATTGCGACTCATTGGGGTGATGGCTGTCGCCCCGCTCGGAGGAGACTCTGAGCGCTCTTTCGAGACCTTGAACACGGTGTCGGACCTGCTGCGGCGTGATCACCCGGACGCGGTGGAGATCTCGGCGGGGATGAGTAATGACCTCGAACGGGCGATTGCGGCGGGCTCCACGAGTGTGCGTGTCGGAACGGCGCTTCTGGGTACCAGGCCGATAGCGTGA
- a CDS encoding cell division protein SepF, producing the protein MSALQKLKAYFGMVPAEDMDDYDEAGYESDEYDSYPDRAGARSRRATALRGGYRPVDFDEDDDAVEAVQGRSRARGAWSPQPATRGALAVDSQRDSVTRIRPATESSAASAAAGRITTLHPKTYIEARTIGEHYREGTPVIINLTEMTDADARRLVDFAAGLAFALRGDIDKVTSKVFLLSPADVDVTAEQRRRIAEGGLFG; encoded by the coding sequence ATGAGCGCACTGCAGAAGCTGAAGGCCTACTTCGGGATGGTCCCCGCCGAGGACATGGACGACTACGACGAGGCGGGCTACGAATCGGACGAGTACGACTCCTACCCCGATCGGGCGGGGGCTCGGTCGCGGCGTGCGACCGCCTTGCGCGGCGGCTACCGGCCGGTCGACTTCGACGAGGACGATGACGCCGTCGAGGCGGTTCAGGGCAGGTCCAGGGCCCGGGGCGCGTGGTCGCCGCAGCCCGCCACCAGGGGGGCGCTGGCGGTCGACTCGCAGCGCGACTCGGTGACCAGGATCCGGCCCGCGACGGAGTCCTCGGCCGCCTCGGCGGCGGCGGGCCGGATCACGACGCTGCACCCCAAGACCTACATCGAGGCCAGGACCATCGGGGAGCACTACCGCGAGGGCACCCCGGTGATCATCAACCTGACCGAGATGACCGACGCGGACGCCCGGCGTCTCGTCGACTTCGCCGCCGGGCTGGCGTTCGCTCTCCGGGGGGACATCGACAAGGTGACGAGCAAGGTCTTCCTGCTCTCGCCCGCCGATGTGGACGTCACGGCGGAGCAGCGGCGGCGGATCGCCGAGGGTGGTCTGTTCGGCTGA
- a CDS encoding YggT family protein: protein MELFRIIAYYALFFFWLLLMARIVVELVRSFAREWRPAGGVAVALETIYTVTDPPVRALRRVIPTVRIGGVGLDLSIMVLLLVVFILMRLVIPT, encoded by the coding sequence GTGGAACTCTTCCGGATCATCGCTTACTACGCGCTCTTCTTCTTCTGGCTGCTCTTGATGGCGCGTATCGTGGTGGAGCTGGTCCGGTCGTTCGCCAGGGAGTGGCGTCCGGCCGGGGGGGTTGCGGTCGCGCTCGAGACCATCTACACAGTGACCGACCCGCCGGTTCGTGCGCTGCGGCGCGTGATCCCGACAGTTCGGATCGGCGGTGTCGGACTAGACCTGTCGATTATGGTTCTACTGCTGGTCGTCTTCATCCTGATGCGACTGGTGATCCCGACTTGA
- a CDS encoding DivIVA domain-containing protein, translating into MPLTPADVHNVAFSKPPIGKRGYNEDEVDAFLDLVEGELARLIEENNELRNQIEQLDQQLDNARADLEDARAGAAAAPVAASRQEEPRRLSPVPPPSLVEQTAPGGDHHVQAAKVLGLAQEMADRLTGEAKAEADGMLSEARTKSEQLLSDARTKADGMVNEARTRAETMLGDARTRSETVERQSREKAATLERDAQRKHSEILAGITQEKNSLEKEIEVLRTFEREYRTRLKTMLDSQLRELEDRGSAVPSAESTRSSHQTGYSFGGRTAEAG; encoded by the coding sequence ATGCCGTTGACGCCCGCCGACGTGCACAACGTCGCGTTCAGCAAGCCACCGATTGGCAAGCGGGGCTACAACGAGGACGAGGTGGACGCATTCCTCGACCTGGTTGAAGGCGAACTTGCCAGACTGATCGAGGAGAACAACGAGCTGCGTAACCAGATCGAGCAGCTGGACCAGCAGCTCGACAACGCGCGTGCCGACCTGGAGGACGCTCGCGCGGGGGCAGCGGCCGCACCGGTCGCGGCGAGCAGGCAGGAGGAGCCCCGCAGGCTCTCGCCGGTGCCGCCGCCGTCGTTGGTGGAGCAGACCGCGCCGGGGGGCGACCACCACGTGCAGGCCGCCAAGGTCCTCGGGCTCGCGCAGGAGATGGCCGACCGCCTCACCGGAGAGGCCAAGGCCGAGGCCGACGGAATGCTCTCGGAGGCCAGGACGAAGTCCGAGCAGCTGCTCTCCGACGCGCGAACCAAGGCCGACGGCATGGTGAACGAGGCCCGCACTCGGGCCGAGACCATGCTGGGCGACGCGCGGACCCGTTCCGAGACCGTGGAGCGGCAGTCCAGGGAGAAGGCCGCCACCCTCGAGCGTGACGCGCAGCGCAAGCACTCGGAGATCCTCGCGGGGATCACCCAGGAGAAGAACAGCCTGGAGAAGGAGATCGAGGTGCTGCGCACCTTCGAGCGCGAGTACCGGACCCGGCTCAAGACGATGCTGGACTCGCAGCTGCGGGAACTGGAGGATCGGGGCAGCGCCGTCCCGTCCGCCGAGTCCACGCGATCCAGCCACCAGACGGGATACAGCTTCGGCGGTCGCACCGCCGAGGCGGGCTGA